DNA from Bacilli bacterium:
TTGCCTTGCCGCTGCACCCGGAATACCGGACGCTGCCGATGGTCTGGTACGTGCCGCCGCTCAGTCCGGTGATGAACCGGGTGGAAGGCAAAGGCAGCAACGCGAAACCGGAAGACGTGTTCGGGGCGATCGACGACATGCGCATACCCGTATCCTATTTGGCCAGCCTTTTGGCGGCGGGCGATACGGAAGTTATCCGCAATGTGCTGCGCAAGATGGCGGCGATGCGCATTTATATGCGATCCGTGCAATTGCGTCAGCCGATTGACGAAGAAATGTTGCGGGACGCCGGGCTTGACCCCGATACGGCGGAGCAGATGTACCGGCTTTTGGCAATTGCCAAATATAGCGACAGGTTCGTCATACCGCCTGCGCACCGCGAACTGGCGGAAGAAACGTTTTTGGAGCAGGGCGGCTGCAGCCTGAATTTCGCCGGCGGCCCCGGCGCTTGCGGGCCGTTTTGAGCAAAGGGGAGGATGAAGTGAATGGATGTATCGGCATTGCGGCATTTGTTTTACGCGGAGTCTTTTTTGCTGCGGTATCCCGATGCCGCCTGGCGCGGGCAGGCCTCCGAAGTGATCGCGGCGCTGCAGGGGATGAAAACGGCCGAGCTCGCGCAAACGTTAGCCGCGGCGGCGGAGCAATTGCTGGCAAGCCGTGCCGCGGATGACCTGGAAAAACTGTACGTGGAGACGTTTGATTTCGGCAAACAGACGAATCTGTACCTGACTTATGCCGAATTTGGCGAAACGAAAGAGCGCGGCGCCGCATTGCTCGGTTTGCAACAACAATACGAAGAAGCCGGATTTGTCCTGAAGGGCGGCGAGTTGCCGGATTATTTGCCGGTTATGCTGGAATTTGCCGCTATGGCCGACGCGGAAGCTTGCGCGCGCGTATTCGCCCCGCTGTTGCCCGCATTGCGGGAAATACTTCGCGGGCTTGCCGCGGGAAATAGTCCCTATTGCGCGATTTTTCGCGCCATTGTCGCAACCGTCGGGCAAATGGCGCTGGCAAACGAGCCGATCGGGGGTGTTTGCCCATGACATTTTGGGAGCTGTTTTTATGGAGCGTATATCCGTATCTGGTGCTGGTAACGTTAACGCTTAGCCTGATATTCCGCAGGCGTTTCCGCCCGTTCGGCTGGACGTCGAAATCAAGCGAGTTTTTGGAAAAGAAATGGTTGCAAATAGGCAGCCCGTTATTTCACTACGGCATTATTTTCGTCTTTTTCGGCCATGTCGCCGGGCTGCTTGTGCCTTTGGAGTTTTACCGCGAATTGGGCGTATCGGACGAAACCTACCATCAGTTGG
Protein-coding regions in this window:
- the narJ gene encoding nitrate reductase molybdenum cofactor assembly chaperone translates to MDVSALRHLFYAESFLLRYPDAAWRGQASEVIAALQGMKTAELAQTLAAAAEQLLASRAADDLEKLYVETFDFGKQTNLYLTYAEFGETKERGAALLGLQQQYEEAGFVLKGGELPDYLPVMLEFAAMADAEACARVFAPLLPALREILRGLAAGNSPYCAIFRAIVATVGQMALANEPIGGVCP